In the Nicotiana tabacum cultivar K326 chromosome 16, ASM71507v2, whole genome shotgun sequence genome, one interval contains:
- the LOC142170337 gene encoding uncharacterized protein LOC142170337 has translation MDLPRYSKEYIEGVQSFLDFAYSYGDPQGEEIQCPCAKCCNIRWTQRNVVYDHLICYGFVQGYTRWINHGEWEISMNVNCGMDDNVCSYDDIDGLLNDQFINVAHAEGVLSFTIRLHLLKCLHGWSNASFTSLLELLKEAMPNLNIPISYNKAKSMVKDPGLDYEKIDTCPNDCMLFRNDHKNEEYCHVCGASRYIKYPEVDSDEVDSDLEASKKGYRVPAKILRHFPLIPRLKRLFMCSKTADTLRWHDEERSKDGKLRHPADGQAWKDFDSLHSEFARDSRNLGLGFASDGFNPFRTMRISHSTWPVILMVYNLPPWMCMKPEYCMLSLLIPGPRSPGNDIDHNSLRHNLDVMHIEKNIVDNVIGTILDILGKTKDHADARYDLNEMGIRKNLQPKDTKDGKRTKFAKACFSMTNTAP, from the exons ATGGATTTACCAAGGTATAGCAAAGAGTATATCGAGGGTGTTCAATCTTTCTTAGATTTTGCTTACTCTTATGGAGATCCTCAAGGCGAAGAAATTCAATGCCCATGTGCAAAGTGTTGTAATATTCGTTGGACTCAAAGGAATGTAGTTTATGATCATCTAATATGTTATGGGTTTGTTCAAGGTTACACAAGATGGATTAATCACGGGGAATGGGAAATTTCGATGAATGTTAATTGTGGCATGGATGATAATGTTTGCTCGTACGATGATATTGATGGGTTGTTGAATGATCAATTTATAAATGTTGCACATGCTGAAGGAGT ATTATCTTTTACAATCCGTCTCCATTTGTTAAAGTGTCTACATGGATGGAGCAATGCGTCTTTCACTTCTCTTTTAGAACTATTAAAAGAGGCGATGCCTAACTTGAACATTCCTATATCCTACAATAAAGCCAAATCTATGGTAAAGGATCCCGGTCTTGATTATGAAAAAATTGATACATGTCCCAATGATTGCATGCTATTTAGGAATGACCATAAAAATGAAGAATATTGCCATGTCTGTGGAGCTTCTCGATATATTAAATATCCTGAAGTAGATAGCGATGAAGTAGATAGCGATCTTGAGGCTTCCAAAAAAGGTTATCGTGTTCCAGCGAAAATTTTGAGACACTTTCCATTAATTCCTAGACTTAAAAGGCTATTTATGTGCTCAAAGACAGCAGATACATTGAGGTGGCATGACGAGGAGCGTTCTAAAGATGGAAAGTTAAGGCATCCTGCTGATGGGCAAGCATGGAAAGACTTTGATAGCTTGCATTCAGAATTTGCAAGGGATTCTCGCAATTTGGGACTTGGCTTTGCAAGTGATGGGTTCAATCCATTTCGGACCATGAGAATATCTCATAGCACATGGCCAGTTATTTTAATGGTGTATAATTTGCCTCCTTGGATGTGCATGAAGCCAGAGTACTGTATGCTTTCTTTGCTTATACCTGGGCCACGGTCACCTGGAAATGACATTGAC CACAACTCTTTACGTCATAACCTTGACGTAATGCATATAGAGAAAAATATAGTGGATAATGTAATTGGAACTATTTTGGACATTCTTGGCAAGACAAAGGATCATGCAGATGCTCGTTATGATCTGAATGAGATGGGCATTAGGAAGAACCTACAACCAAAGGATACAAAGGATGGCAAGAGAACAAAGTTTGCAAAAGCATGTTTCTCAAtgaccaatactgctccttga